GGGGAGGGCATGGCAGAACTGAAAAACATTCAAGCGCCCCTGGGTAATCCCCGTCTCAATTTACCCGTCGCGTTGATAACTCCTCCCCCTCTTTACTCCCTTATCTCAATAACTTCCGCCCGCTGGTACTCCACGATCTTTTCGGGCTTTATCCTCATCAATCTGTCGGTGCTCCCACCGCCCCCGATGACGTATTCATTCTCGAGTACTTTCGGGTCAATAACCGTCCTTAGGGGCACTCCGACGGGTGGAACACCACCTATCTCGTAGCCGGTAAGCTCTTTTACTTCCTTTGCCCTCGCGAACCGGCACTTTCCAAAGAGCCGTTCGAGCTTTTCCAGGCTGACCCTCGATTCGCCGTCCAGTATTACAAGCAGGGGTTCCCTCTCGCTTATTATCACGAGGGACTTTATAACCTGCTTTGGAGATGCCCCGGTTTCTCTCGTGGCCTGCTCCACGGTCTTTACCGGCCGCCCGATGTCCAGAATCTCGGCGTCCAATTCCCTTGCGATGTCCTCAAGCTTTCCCATGGCGATTCCCCGATATCTTTAGTCCGCAACGGTTAATAAGTTCTCCGAGGATGTGGGATGAGTGATGGCCATGTTCCCGGTTGAAGTCAGAACCCACACTGCCCTTCACGTGGTCAAGGGGGCGGCCGTTAAGGTTCTCGGCGAAGATGCCAAGTGGACGGCATCTACCTACGTCAAAGACAACAGGGGAGTCCTGACCGTCAAGTTCAACAGAAAACCAACCCCCGAGGAGATAGCGGAGATAGAGCGCCTCGCCAACGAGAAGGTGAGGGAAAACGTGCCCGTTGAGGTCTATGAACTCCCGAGGGACGAAGCTGAAAGACGCTTTGGAGAGGATACGTACGACCTCTTCCCGATTCCACCGGAGGTAAGGACGCTGAAGGTAGTCGTCATAGAGGGCTGGAACGTGAACGCTTGCAAGGAGGAGCACACTAAGACGACGGGAGAAATAGGCGAGATAAAGATCAGGAAGGTCCGCTTCAGGCGAAACAGAGAACTGCTGGAGATCAGCTTTGACGTTTTGTGATTCTTAGCTTTATGAAATGCCCATTACGGCCGAAACAGCGTCACTGTGGCTGCACCTGGAGACTATATTGTCGATATAAAGCGCTGAGGGGTTCTGTTTTTATGCCCCCATCTGATTTCTCTCGAGCAAAAACTTATACAGGGGCACTACTTTGACCTCTTTGCCCCTTTCCTCTATTTTATCTTCTTCATTCATTGTTATAACAGTTAAATCATCGCATTTGAGCTTTTTCCCCGCTTTAATGAGTCCCAAAACCTCTCTTTCGTAGTTAGATACGTTAAGTTCGTAGGTCACCTGTATCAGCTTTTTCACGATGTTTCCCTCTCTTACAACAAAGTCAACTTCATTGTCTCCGTCTGAATAGTATGAAATGTCGATCATCGGGTTAAAGTAGCTCTTTTCCCTTAGAAGTTCGAGGAAAACGATGTTTTCGATTTTTCGGCCTATATCTTCCCCTCTAAAGAACAGGTTCGTGAAGGAGGTGTCCACAAGATAGAGCTTCCTTGGATTCACTAGCATCTTCCTATGGGAGGGGCTGAAAAGCGGGAGCTGGAATATCAGGAAGGCACTCTCCATTGCGCTGAGGTAGTTTATCAGGGTCTTCACGTTTAGCTCCACTCCCAGAGCCTTCAGACTCCTCTGGAGTGAGCGGTAGGTGAAGTAGCTCCCGTACAGCGATAGAACGTGGTAAAAGACCTCCTTGAACTCCCCGACGTCCCTGAAGGAGAACCTTTCGATGATGTCCCTGTAGAGAACCGTTTCCAGAATGGAGATGACTTTCTCTCTCGACCTGGTCTCCCACACCTCTGGGAAACCTCCCCATTTAATATAGTCTTCTAAAAGGGCCTTTAGCTTTCCCCTATCCCTGAACGTCTCTGCCTTGGGTGTTCCAGCAATTTCCCTGAATGAAAGCGGTAATATGAGCCTTGAGACGTGCCTCCCCCTGA
This window of the Thermococcus siculi genome carries:
- a CDS encoding aminoacyl-tRNA deacylase, producing the protein MGKLEDIARELDAEILDIGRPVKTVEQATRETGASPKQVIKSLVIISEREPLLVILDGESRVSLEKLERLFGKCRFARAKEVKELTGYEIGGVPPVGVPLRTVIDPKVLENEYVIGGGGSTDRLMRIKPEKIVEYQRAEVIEIRE
- a CDS encoding alanyl-tRNA editing protein gives rise to the protein MFPVEVRTHTALHVVKGAAVKVLGEDAKWTASTYVKDNRGVLTVKFNRKPTPEEIAEIERLANEKVRENVPVEVYELPRDEAERRFGEDTYDLFPIPPEVRTLKVVVIEGWNVNACKEEHTKTTGEIGEIKIRKVRFRRNRELLEISFDVL
- a CDS encoding ATP-binding protein, translating into MVELREITLEYIGALEYVEEIPREIEMPRGGDIKAIIGPRRVGKTFLMLKKAKTMLENGANVLYLPLDEPELMRMGTRELAEEARKEYPNGRVTLFLDEVQEWGEWDRKLRWLHDVKDFDLYVSGSSSALLSSEIPTRLRGRHVSRLILPLSFREIAGTPKAETFRDRGKLKALLEDYIKWGGFPEVWETRSREKVISILETVLYRDIIERFSFRDVGEFKEVFYHVLSLYGSYFTYRSLQRSLKALGVELNVKTLINYLSAMESAFLIFQLPLFSPSHRKMLVNPRKLYLVDTSFTNLFFRGEDIGRKIENIVFLELLREKSYFNPMIDISYYSDGDNEVDFVVREGNIVKKLIQVTYELNVSNYEREVLGLIKAGKKLKCDDLTVITMNEEDKIEERGKEVKVVPLYKFLLERNQMGA